In Malassezia japonica chromosome 2, complete sequence, one DNA window encodes the following:
- the NOP9 gene encoding Nucleolar protein 9 (COG:J; EggNog:ENOG503NV20) has protein sequence MAKAERRRAPKRSKHAEEEGEQPPFEEEMQQDPEWVHMNDANTPFGLVAPEMQAYFKEVNGTLTNLLHSEDPDAGAEEAEMLLQAALTEMDGHELVLATDPTCSLVLENMAGIMKEKALRVFFDRMSGSYRVIASHRYGSHVLQSMLAAAQRMLNTSDPADNAVDADHGVLRSLPQLIEAMFFELEPELESMLTEAFASHVLRSIVALLAGVPIASFDDMRSKRSSKYRSKERQRAMVDTTSDLTETGPLCVPYAFLRLVYQLYEDLHGALSTTQLYTLIPNAVAAPSISVLLKLESGLRDGKRSMAERSDSLTSRVLGDLSEGTKERSDVMESALRDAVATHVLQSALQGASATTLDHFWEVYVRGRLAKLGGHPCANFVVSTLLRLLPVNGAPFAEALAELDQAGDHLVKNQVLGVLQAAIERCAQAHKKEQEVLDAVLSAFRFPADGDATLFVPVLLSMRTFKAYSHTVGDDAKGAKRKREESEPYTTQGSILLQRLAQLHAPHQDRLYKSLSENAALAEWCCSSTAVHVILAALAAPTATYAQRRTLLKSLMPLLVDLCDDAWGSRVADAVWNAADGFTKEKIAQLMLSHEKRLLASPYGRFFVRRLRLGIYRKSLGEWKEWAKAQTAPAPPAPPAEPVNPFGFLRTRKLDKHAKRGSAHADQQLADILSAIP, from the coding sequence ATGGCCAAAGCGGaacggcgtcgtgcgccgaAGCGCAGCAAGCATGCAGAGGAGGAGGGGGAGCAGCCTCCGTTTGAGGAGGAAATGCAGCAGGATCCAGAGTGGGTGCATATGAATGATGCCAACACGCCGTTCGGTCTTGTCGCGCCGGAAATGCAGGCGTATTTCAAGGAGGTGAACGGCACGTTGACCAATCTCCTGCACAGCGAGGACCCGGACGCGGGTGCGGAGGAGGCCGAGATGCTGCTCCAGGCCGCGCTGACAGAGATGGATGgccacgagctcgtgctTGCCACCGATCCAACTTGCTCGCTCGTGCTGGAAAACATGGCCGGGATCATGAAGGAAAAGGCACTGCGCGTCTTTTTCGACCGCATGTCGGGCAGCTACCGCGTGATTGCGTCGCACAGGTACGGCTCGCATGTCTTGCAGTCgatgctcgccgccgcgcagcgcatgctcAATACCAGCGACCCAGCCGACAacgcggtcgacgccgaccacGGCGTCCTCCGCTCGCTCCCGCAGCTGATCGAGGCGATGTTTTTCGAGCTGGAGCCGGAGCTTGAGTCGATGCTCACGGAAGCATTCGCGAGCCACGTGCTCCGCAGTATTGTTGCCCTCCTTGCCGGCGTCCCGATCGCCTCGTTCGACGACATGCGTTCCAAGCGCAGCTCCAAGTACCGCTCCaaggagcgccagcgcgccatGGTCGACACGACCTCGGACCTCACCGAGACGGGACCGCTTTGTGTTCCGTACGCTTTTCTCCGTTTGGTGTACCAGCTGTACGAGGATTTGCACGGGGCTTTGTCTACGACGCAACTCTATACGCTCATCCCCAATGCGGTTGCTGCGCCGTCGATCAGCGTCCTGCTCAAGCTCGAGAGCGGGCTCCGGGACGGCAAACGCAgcatggccgagcgcagcgactcgctcacgtcgcgcgtgctcggTGACCTCTCGGAGGGCAccaaggagcgcagcgacgtgaTGGAatcggcgctgcgtgacgCCGTGGCGACCCACGTCCTGCAAAGTGCCCTGCaaggcgcctcggcaacgACGCTCGACCACTTTTGGGAGGTGTACGTccgcgggcgcctcgccaagctcggTGGTCACCCGTGCGCCAACTTTGTCGTCTcgacgctgctgcgtcTCTTGCCAGTGAACGGCGCGCCATTTGCggaggcgcttgccgagctggaCCAGGCCGGCGACCACCTCGTCAAGAACCAGGTGCTCGGTGTGCTCCAAGCCGCGATTGAGCGCTGTGCCCAGGCGCACAAGAAGGAGCAAGAGGTCCTCGATGCCGTTCTCTCTGCATTCCGCTTCCCCGCagacggcgacgcgacgctctttGTGCCTGTGCTACTGAGCATGCGCACCTTTAAGGCCTATTCGCAcacggtcggcgacgatgcAAAGGGTgcgaagcgcaagcgcgaaGAGAGCGAGCCGTACACGACCCAAGGCAGCATCctgctccagcgcctcgcgcagctccatGCACCACACCAGGACCGCCTGTACAAGAGCCTGAGCGAGaatgcggcgctggccgagtggtgctgctcgtcgacggccgtgCACGTCAttctcgcggcgcttgctGCGCCTACGGCGACCTAtgcccagcgccgcacgctgctcaaATCGCTGATGCCTttgctcgtcgacctctGCGACGACGCGTGGGGCAGCCGCGTGGCCGACGCAGTGTGGAACGCCGCGGACGGATTCACCAAGGAAAAGATTGCGCAGCTGATGCTTTCGCACGAAAAGCGTCTACTTGCTTCGCCCTACGGGCGCTTCTTTGTTCGCcgcctccgcctcggcatcTATCGCAAGAGCCTCGGCGAGTGGAAGGAGTGGGCCAAGGCGCagacggcgccggcgccgcccgcacCGCCCGCAGAGCCCGTGAATCCGTTTGGATTCCTGCGTACGCGCAAACTCGATAAACATGCCAAGCGGGgatcggcgcacgccgaccagcaGCTGGCCGATATCCTCTCTGCCATTCCCTAG
- a CDS encoding uncharacterized protein (EggNog:ENOG503PBGM), whose product MSGVVEPSTVNRSPGRSPRKFRAVRSPIKQEAQVREAQDPAPELVVDTPPWVANTRKREGASRTELYSLVNDRYPGAPGTALAHAGEEKARSASAQRRESNRKSAAKAEWDHLGLKNLAKKRKSSSPYASEAGSTVGSDTESSTPPSPRRST is encoded by the exons ATGTCGGGTGTGGTAGAGCCGAGCACAGTGAACCGTTCACCGGGGCGTAGCCCGCGCAAGTTCCGCGCGGTACGCTCGCCGATCAAACAAGAAGCccaggtgcgcgaggcgcaggacccTGCACCGGAACTCGTCGTAGACACGCCGCCGTGGGTCGCGAACACCCGCAAGCGAGAAGGCGCCTCGCGTACCGAGCTGTACTCGCTTGTGAATGACCGCTATCCCGGCGCACCGGGCACGGCACTAGCGCATGCAGGCGAGGAAAAGGCACGATCAGCGAGCGCCCAACGCCGCGAGTCCAACCGGAAGAGCGCGGCGAAAGCAGAGTGGGACCACCTCGGCCTCAAGAACCTCGCCAAGAAACGCAAGAGCTCAAGCCCTTatgcgagcgaggcgggAAGCACGGTAGGAAGCGATAccgagtcgagcacgccgccatCGC CACGCCGGTCCACCTGA
- the PBY1 gene encoding putative tubulin--tyrosine ligase pby1 (EggNog:ENOG503P009; COG:O) translates to MPRAWICFPGAPYTQHAAQTGAQAVLRDWDIEVPSTPPSDADATPTDYNAYIADYDLLPFDAILSKGALCSSYMIRKALIRKHYLAQSLHAFGVKRNISTDVAPRSWALDIQFADELDELLADDLYDVRDALTANEECSSEDERTWFILKPGMADQGNGIRLFSSLERLQEIFEEMEGDASDDEDDDAVYASQLRHFVIQHYISTPLLLAPSSGGMRKFHLRAYVTCVGGLQVYLHNDMLALFAPVAYTPPTEEGDLHGHLSNTCLGEKQAAEQGIPVLPSVFLFRDLVDTPISAPGASEAKLTQAHMDAIRLGAVNAIGTTFEAVAREASVHWQMWPNAFEIFGVDLMVSCDASLSPDSMRVWLLEINAQPDFKQSGAKLEGTIQHVFERAIQLGVLQEEGWPAGESRDGVTCCFADEIVKHP, encoded by the exons atgccgcgcgcgtggaTCTGCTTTCCAGGCGCGCCGTACACGCAGCATGCCGCCCAgaccggcgcgcaggccgtgTTACGTGACTGGGACATCGAGGTTCCGTCCACACCGCCTTCTGATGCTGACGCAACGCCGACAGATTACAATGCGTACATTGCAGACTACGATCTTCTGCCGTTTGATGCCATCTTGTCCAAAGGCGCGCTGTGCAGCAGCTACATGATCCGCAAAGCACTCATTCGCAAGCACTACCTAGCGCAGTCTCTGCATGCATTTGGAGTGAAGCGCAATATAAGCAcggacgtcgcgccgcgctcgtggGCGCTCGACATTCAGTTTGCCGACGAACTGGACGAACTGCTTGCTGACGACTTgtacgacgtgcgcgatgcgctcacGGCCAACGAGGAGTGCAGTagcgaggacgagcggACGTGGTTCATCCTCAAGCCGGGTATGGCAGATCAAGGCAACGGTATTCGCCTCTTTTCCtcgctggagcgcctgcaggaAATTTTCGAAGAAATGGAAGGCGATGCCAgtgacgacgaggacgacgatgcggTGTACGCCAGCCAGCTTCGTCACTTTGTGATCCAGCACTATATCTCTACACCATTGCTGTTGGCGCCTAGCAGCGGGGGTATGCGCAAGTTCCATCTGCGCGCCTATGTGACGTGCGTCGGTGGACTCCAAGTGTACCTGCACAACGATATGCTCGCTCTCTTTGCGCCTGTAGCCTACACGCCCCCCACGGAAGAGGGCGACCTGCATGGACACCTGAGCAACACCTGCCTGGGCGAGAAGCAGGCGGCAGAGCAAGGCATTCCGGTCCTGCCGAGCGTCTTTCTCTTTCGCGATTTGGTCGATACCCCCATTTCGGCGCCTGGTGCCTCCGAGGCGaagctgacgcaggcgcacatGGACGccatccgcctcggcgctgtAAACGCGATCGGCACGACTTTTGAGGCAGTCGCACGCGAAGCGTCGGTCCATTGGCAAATGTGGCCGAACGCGTTCGAGATCTTTGGCGTGGACTTGATGGTGAGCTGCGATgcgtcgctctcgcccGACTCGATGCGTGTGTGGCTCTTGGAGATCAATGCA CAACCCGACTTTAAGCAGAGCGGTGCGAAGCTGGAAGGAACGATCCAGCACGTCTTTGAGCGTGCGATTCAGCTCGGAGTCTTGCAGGAGGAAGGGTGGCCCGCCGGCGAAAGCCGCGACGGAGTGACGTGCTGCTTTGCCGACGAGATCGTCAAGCATCCGTAG
- a CDS encoding trimethyllysine dioxygenase (EggNog:ENOG503NX3Q; COG:I), with protein sequence MWSKRSVLLRHLGGLLRPAVRAAPKSIASASCSAHIPRVRTLATQPVEPLTSLPQVESSPKSVAITWPSGTTSRFHYLWLRDHCRCAECYHATTKQRLLDTFQIPTGIQPERMSATPDGLHVVWGNEQHTSVFPWQWLMRHAYSAPKQAPSGELTFGTSGVGAASHGYGKTVWGSEIASVRPTVEYEGVMESDDVLLDWLNNIDRYGFSFVSGMPTTPEATEAVIRRIAFIRETHYGGFWDFTSDLAHGDTAYTDIALGAHTDTTYFTDPAGLQMFHLLHHYSKDQTDFRDKYTGTPLGGSSLLVDGFYAAQQLHARHPELYNVLRTTRLRGHSAGDEDTLILPLLPSGYTVFEHDPLSNDLVLVRYNNSDRSVLQVDEDKVEAVYEALRAWNAIITDPGTEYWFPLQPGTGMIFDNHRVLHGRSQFVGSRRLCGAYVPHDDYRSKLSVLRNRKMHDTRSVWDEGL encoded by the coding sequence ATGTGGTCCAAGCGGAGTGTCCTTCTGCGGCACCTGGGgggcctgctgcgccctgcggtgcgcgctgcgccgaaGAGCatcgcgagcgcatcgtgtTCAGCGCATATCCCTCGAGTTCGTAcgctcgccacgcagcCGGTCGAGCCGCTCACGTCGCTTCCCCAAGTCGAGTCATCGCCGAAAAGCGTCGCGATCAcctggccgagcggcacCACGAGCCGCTTCCACTACCTGTGGCTTCGCGACCActgtcgctgcgccgagtGCTACCATGCTACGACCAAGCAGCGGCTGCTGGACACGTTCCAGATCCCTACCGGCATCCAGCCGGAGCGCATGAGCGCCACGCCGGACGGACTCCACGTCGTGTGGGGTAACGAGCAGCACACCTCCGTCTTTCCGTGGCAGTGGCTCATGCGGCATGCGTACTCCGCGCCGAAGCAGGCGCCGTCGGGGGAGCTCACGTTTGGGACGtcgggcgtcggcgccgcgtcgcacggCTACGGCAAGACCGTGTGGGGTAGCGAGATTGCCTCGGTGCGTCCTACGGTCGAGTACGAAGGCGTGATGGAGTCGGACGACGTCCTGCTCGACTGGCTGAACAACATTGACCGCTACGGCTTTAGCTTCGTGTCCGGCATGCCTACGACGCCGGAAGCAACCGAGGCCGTGatccggcgcatcgccttcATTCGCGAGACGCACTACGGCGGCTTCTGGGACTTTACGTcggacctcgcgcacggGGACACGGCGTACACAGACAttgcgctcggtgcgcacaCCGACACGACCTACTTCACCGACCCGGCGGGCCTCCAAATGTTCCATCTCTTGCACCACTATTCCAAGGACCAGACCGACTTCCGCGACAAATACAcgggcacgccgctgggcGGCAGCTCGCTCTTGGTCGACGGCTTCTACGCCGCACAGCAGCTGCATGCGCGTCACCCAGAGCTCTACAATGTGCTGCGTacgacgcgcctgcgtggCCACTCGGCAGGCGACGAAGACACGCTCATTCTCCCGCTGCTCCCGAGTGGGTACACGGTGTTTGAGCACGACCCTCTTTCGAACGACCTCGTACTCGTGCGCTACAACAACAGCGACCGCAGCGTGCtccaggtcgacgaggacaaggtcgaggccgtgtacgaggcgctgcgggcGTGGAACGCCATCATCACCGATCCCGGCACCGAGTACTGGTTCCCGCTGCAGCCGGGCACCGGCATGATCTTTGACAATCACCGCGTGCTGCACGGGCGCTCGCAGTTTGTCGGCAGCCGCCGCCTGTGTGGTGCGTACGTGCCGCACGACGACTACCGCAGCAAGCTGAGCGTCCTGCGCAACAGAAAAATGCACGACACGCGCAGCGTGTGGGACGAGGGGTTGTGA
- a CDS encoding uncharacterized protein (EggNog:ENOG503NW3N; COG:U) — MSETTSVSGPSGAGSGDLFEGANMQVSDLPLALLAGETPRAYSRRLYRYTEEDKTYSGRTAALLASREAPFLRSALESYIARFRFESYPLDMALRQFLAWERLPTEAQQVDRILAAFAAVYAGLHPGIMDEHQTYLLAFALILLHTSTFNRSVRSPMSKADFLGVASPTDLPRAVLEYMYDNVTLLEFVHMHDETRHKRRSAVREQDAVYKLLTTGDVVQLQTAVDWEACFQVPAVSAAQLMDECDVQDLHKTVCQSPMIELRARKKSEATHLVRLVRMGAVRRRDERTRRWSTWGLCITGSALLWFRKAEAVLALQAQIAGARRYHRDLTSSMHPDDVMPLADLLCVQDKDTLRLCSARKRTRLETSDAAMWMAEINYIASLASCGLVWDDASTMHDDVRWEFQLLHQPLAGPLITGQVSYWAASTSPAVWQETLAAVERLWNEAECRRADLFAESQRGVGHARHLRLLTPMQRMTREKLEQASHDLLHTLTAAQWELARIACRVHALAAVHQAFHSDI, encoded by the coding sequence ATGTCCGAGACGACAAGTGTCTCGGGGCCGTCCGGCGCAGGGAGCGGCGACCTGTTTGAAGGAGCGAACATGCAGGTCTCCGACCTaccgcttgcgctcctcgctgGCGAGACGCCGCGTGCATACAGCCGCCGCCTCTACCGGTACACGGAGGAAGACAAGACGTACAGTGGCCGCactgcggcgctgctcgccagccgcgaggcgccgttCCTGCGCAGTGCGCTCGAGTCGTATATCGCGCGGTTCCGGTTTGAGTCGTACCCTTTGGATATGGCCCTGCGCCAGTTTCTGGCGTGGGAGCGCCTTCCGACCGAAGCACAGCAGGTCGACCGCATCCTCGCGGCATTCGCTGCCGTCTATGCCGGGCTGCATCCCGGCATTATGGACGAGCACCAGACGTACCTGCTTGCTTTCGCCCTGATCCTCCTACACACAAGCACGTTTAACCGCAGCGTACGGTCGCCCATGTCCAAGGCCGACTTTCTGggcgtcgcgtcgccgaccgacctgccgcgcgccgtgctcgagtaCATGTACGACAATGtgacgctcctcgagttTGTGCATATGCACGACGAAACACGCCACAAGCGGCggtcggccgtgcgcgaaCAGGACGCGGTGTACAAACTGCTCACCACCGGCGACGTCGTCCAGCTGCAGACGGCCGTCGACTGGGAGGCGTGCTTCCAGGTGCCTGCGgtgagcgcggcgcagctcatGGACGAATGCGACGTCCAGGACCTGCACAAGACCGTGTGCCAATCCCCGATgatcgagctgcgtgcgcgaAAAAAAAGCGAGGCGACGCACCTTGTCCGCCTGGTGCGGAtgggcgccgtgcgccgccgcgacgagcgcacgcgccgctggaGTACGTGGGGCCTCTGCATCACTGGATCCGCCTTGCTTTGGTTCCGCAAGGCAGAAGCGGTTCTTGCACTCCAGGCGCAgatcgccggcgcacgccggtACCACCGGGACCTGACCTCGTCCATGCATCCGGACGACGTGatgccgctcgccgacctaCTTTGTGTCCAGGACAAggacacgctgcgcctctgTAGCGCGCGAAAGCGCACCAGGCTCGagacgagcgacgcggcgatgTGGATGGCCGAAATCAACTACATTGCCAGTctcgcgagctgcggccTGGTGTGGGACGACGCGAGTACGAtgcacgacgacgtgcgctgGGAGTTCCAGCTCCTGCACCAACCCCTCGCCGGTCCTTTGATCACGGGGCAGGTCTCCTACTGGGCCGCTTCGACGTCCCCGGCAGTATGGCAAGAGACCCttgcggcggtcgagcgcctctggaacgaggccgagtgccgccgcgcagacCTCTTTGCCGAGagccagcgcggcgtgggcCATGCACGGCACCTTCGCCTCTTGACGCCGATGCAGCGCATGACGCGCGAAAAACTCGAGCAGGCAAGCCACGACCTACTACATACCCTCACCGCGGCCCAGTGGGAGCTGGCGCGGATTGCGTGTCGCGTACACGCCTTGGCTGCGGTGCACCAGGCGTTTCATAGCGATATCTAG
- a CDS encoding uncharacterized protein (EggNog:ENOG503Q322; COG:S), whose product MAGEAPDEGRSPGAWVCDAPGCGKRYRKEARLVEHQRSHTGERPFQCTECGASYMRATHLAAHARSHMDASEKPFACTQEGCGKAFWTAQHLHRHTVACHAGAEAVQGVTTGDLATLGETSVSGLYRCAEEGCGRFFSKRKFLRMHMRQVHADQGEEHAAHPFACSHEGCDKRFATNAKRTQHMRVHDTSRYMCVLPHEETPTFSTWTELQRHIRDCHPPQCPRPECEGRTFANRENLRKHMRLHESRDARKEGEEDERDEERDDEEEEEEEEEEEEEENDDDDDDDEKETSALACSWNGCHRTFSSTYALQTHLAKVHLREKPHICDVCGQAYGYKHLLRQHMRRAHEQELPVNDTPLPFLGPLLDTDARRRAVRGKVLLCPWARLAPEAEPCPRRFARLYDVRRHMQSAHALSVDDEELKHLFADAMDELPAPRKRARLYR is encoded by the exons ATGGCGGGGGAGGCGCCAGACGAGGGCCGATCCCCCGGCGCGTGGGTGTGTGATGCGCCGGGATGCGGTAAGCGCTATAGGAAAGAGGCGCGTCTTGTCGAGCACCAGCGCTCGCATACGGGCGAG CGCCCATTTCAGTGCACCGAGTGTGGCGCGTCGTACATGCGTGcgacgcacctcgcggcgcacgcgcgctccCATATGGACGCTTCCGAGAAGCCCTTTGCATGCACGCAGGAGGGATGCGGCAAGGCATTCTGGACGGCGCAGCATCTGCATCGTCATACCGTCGCGTGCCACGCGGGCGCAGAGGCCGTGCAGGGCGTGACGACCGGCgacctcgcgacgctcggcgagacgtCCGTCTCGGGCTTGTACAGGTGTGCAGAAGAGGGGTGCGGCCGGTTCTTTTCCAAGCGCAAATTCCTGCGCATGCATATGCGCCAAGTGCACGCCGACCAGGGCGAAGAGCATGCAGCGCACCCATTCGCGTGCTCGCACGAAGGCTGCGACAAGCGGTTTGCAACGAATGCCAAGCGCACACAGCACATGCGCGTGCACGATACAAGCCGCTACATGTGCGTCCTGCCACACGAGGAAACGCCGACCTTTTCGACGTGgaccgagctgcagcggcaCATCCGCGATTGCCATCCGCCACAGTGTCCACGGCCGGAGTGCGAAGGGCGGACGTTTGCGAACCGCGAGAATCTCCGCAAGCACATGCGTCTGCACGAGTCGAGGGATGCAAGGAAGGAGGGGGAGGAAGACGAAAGAGACGAAGAGCGCgatgacgaggaggaggaggaggaggaggaggaggaggaggaggaggagaacgacgacgacgacgacgacgacgaaaAAGAGACCAGCGCATTGGCGTGTTCCTGGAACGGATGCCACCGCACCTTTAGCAGCACGTATGCGCTGCAGACACACCTCGCCAAGGTCCACCTCCGTGAAAAGCCACATATATGCGACGTATGTGGCCAGGCCTACGGCTACAAGCACCTGCTGCGGCAGCAcatgcggcgtgcgcacgagcaggAGCTACCTGTGAACGATACCCCCCTGCCCTTCCTGGGCCCCCTGCTCGATACCgatgcgcgtcgacgcgcggtgcgcggcaaAGTGCTGCTGTGCCCATGGGCGCGGCttgcgcccgaggcggagccGTGCCCCCGCCGGTTTGCGCGCCTGTACGACGTGCGTCGGCATATGCAGAGTGCACATGCACTgtcggtcgacgacgaggagctcaagCACCTCTTTGCCGACGCGATGGACGAgctgcctgcgccgcgcaagcgcgcgaGACTGTATAGATAA
- the rsd1 gene encoding Phosphatidylinositol-3-phosphatase SAC1 (EggNog:ENOG503NV0X; COG:A) encodes MYADREEALRSTPGAPTHRGTGAPRPDLEERERELQEQLRRRAAESRRRDGPDESHAYRARSPDAHRRYDSRAMRRRGDEEYENGRPRSYDDRRDAPPPPRRRSRSPIADRAPRRNDDYEVRSVFCSQLPSQVGERDLGEFFEETLGKDSVLFVQLVYDYHNAQFTNTAFVELADPQLVLLAIAMHGRSMFGKPISVQSAEGAKLNAAADCLLMPRADVHPPPPMRSHSPAPRGGGGGGSGGGAHGAPGPSARLYVGNLHYDIGSDQVRAVFAPFGELDEAEVYYDNATGKSKGFAFVQFKHADDAQRATDQLNGFELAGRQMRVGTSKARPPSGSRNAHAAPLTTRFDEGGGGGVNSTEKRFALMEKLARTDPQSQEPMRPASIPRASSTSLLLKYMFNPAEESGDWAAELRDDVRLECERYGPTRQVYVEKDSPDGEVYVVFGDAHYAEKARSALHGRFFGGKRIEASFVPEAIVHAKLG; translated from the exons ATGTACGCGGACCGAGAGGAGGCTCTGCGCAGCACaccgggcgcgccgacgcaccgcgggacgggtgcgccgcggcctgaTTTGGAGGAGCGTGAACGTGAGCTGCAGGAACAGCttcgtcgccgcgcggccgagtcgcgccgccgcgacgggCCGGACGAGTCCCATGCGTATCGCGCGCGATCGCCGGATGCACACCGCCGCTACGACagccgcgcgatgcggcggcgtggaGACGAGGAGTACGAGAATggccgcccgcgctcgtacgacgaccgccgcgatgcgccgccgccgccgcgccgccggagTCGGAGTCCCATCGCGGACcgcgcgccccgccgcaACGACGACTACGAAGTGCGCTCTGTCTTTTGCTCGCAGCTCCCGTcgcaggtcggcgagcgcgatcTCGGAGAATTCTTTGAAGAGACGTTGGGCAAGGATTCCGTCTTGTTTGTCCAGCTTGTGTACGACTATCACAACGCGCAGTTTACCAACACGGCGTTTGTTGAGCTCGCGGACCCCCAGCTTGTGCTGCTTGCCATTGCGATGCACGGGCGCTCGATGTTTGGCAAGCCGATTTCGGTGCAGTCTGCCGAGGGCGCAAAACTCAATGCGGCTGCCGACTGCCTCTTGATGCCGCGGGCCGACGTGCACCCTCCCccgccgatgcgctcgcacagccctgcgccgcggggtggtggtggtggtggcagcggcggcggcgcgcatggcGCCCCGGGACCGTCGGCACGTTTGTACGTCGGCAACCTGCACTACGACATTGGCTCCGACCAAGTCCGTGCGGTATTTGCACCGTttggcgagctggacgAAGCCGAAGTGTACTATGATAATGCAACTGGAAAGAGCAAGGGTTTCGCATTCGTCCAGTTCAAGCACGCtgacgatgcgcagcgcgccacCGACCAGCTCAACGGCTTCGAGCTGGCGGGCCGCCAGATGCGCGTCGGCACCTCCAAGGCGCGTCCCCCGAGCGGCAGCCGCAatgcgcacgcggccccgctcacgacgcgctttgacgagggcggcggcggcggcgtcaACTCGACCGAAAAGCGCTTTGCGCTCATGGAAAAGCTTGCGCGCACTGATCCCCAGTCGCAGGAGCC TATGCGTCCTGCCTCGATTCCCCGTGCGTCCAGCACGTCGCTCCTCCTCAAGTACATGTTTAATCCCGCCGAGGAGAGCGGCGATTGGGCTgcggagctgcgcgacgacgtgcgcctcgaATGCGAGCGGTACGGACCCACGCGGCAGGTCTATGTGGAAAAGGACAGCCCCGACGGCGAAGTGTATGTCGTGTTTGGCGATGCGCACTATGCCGAAAaagcgcgcagcgcgctgcacggccgctTCTTTGGCGGGAAGCGGATCGAGGCCAGCTTCGTGCCCGAGGCCATCGTCCACGCCAAGCTCGGTTGA